Sequence from the Priestia megaterium genome:
ACTGCTGCACGCAGTTCAGCTGCATAACCGTCTGGATAAAGCGCCATATTTTCGATTTCTGCAGCAATCGCCTCTTTTACTAAAGCAGAACTGCCGTAAGGATTTTCATTAGACGCTAATTTTACAACGCGATCTAAATTAAATTCACGCTTTACTTCTTCAATTGGCTTACCTGGTTTATATGGAGATAAAGTTAGTAATTGTTCTTTTACCTTCAACGTGTTACACCTCGCATTTTTGTATAGGCGAAACGATGGATGCAACATACTCCTCAATTTGATTTAATCCGTCTCGGCGTGTATCCTTATTTAAAAGAACTTGTTCAAGCTGGCCAATTTTATTAACAATTGCACTTCCAATTACAATGCCGTCGCTATGTTCTTTTAACACCTCTACTTGTTCACTTGTTGAAATCCCAAAACCGACGGCAACCGGTATAGAAGCTGCTGCTTTCACATCTTCTAAAAAGGTGCCAATATCAGCTGGCAACGTAGAGCGAACCCCAGTAACGCCTAAAGACGACACGCAGTATAAGAAGCCCGTTGCATCTGCAGCGATTTTTTGAATACGCTCTTTAGATGTAGGAGCAACCATTGAAATGTACACAACTTCATTTTCAGCGGCAAGCTCCCGGATACGGCCACTCTCTTCGTACGGTAAATCCGGAATTAGCACTCCATCTATTTCATTTTCTCGCATTAACGCGAAAAAGGATTCTAAACCTAATTGTAACACAGGATTAAAATAGGTAAAGAGAATTACCGGTATTTTCACACCTTTTTTTCTCATCACCGATACAAGCTTAATGGCTTTTGAAATAGACATACCGCCAGATAAAGCTCTTTTGGACGCCTCTTGAATAATTGGACCATCTGCTAAAGGGTCGGAATATGGTACGCCCAGCTCTAAAATAGAAGCACCTTGCTTTTGCAAAGACAAAGCAATATCCACCGTTGCATCTTCATGAGGATCTCCTGCTGTAATAAATGGAATAAATAATGTTTCATGTTTAGGTAGTCTCGCTTCAAACGTATTCATGTTCTTCTTCCTTCCCTTCTAGCAAGTTTACTAATGTATGAACGTCCTTATCTCCTCGACCTGACAAGCAAATTAAAATCGTTTCTTCCTTCGTCATGCTTTTAGCCAGTTCAAATGCTTTTGCCAGCGCATGGGCGGACTCAATAGCCGGGATGATTCCCTCTGTTTTCGCTAGCAGCTGAAGAGCTTCGATTGACTCATCATCCGTTACACTTTCATATTCTACTCGTCCAATAGATGAAAGGTGAGAATGCTCTGGACCGATACCTGGATAATCCAAACCAGCTGAAATAGAATAAGGCTCTGTAATTTGACCATTTTCATCTTGAAGTAAATACGTGAGCGTTCCGTGAATAACACCTTTTGTGCCTTTAGCCATTTTAGCAGCATGAAGGGCTGTATTTAGTCCTTTCCCTCCTGCTTCTACGCCGATCAAGCGTACGTTTTCTTCTTTAATAAAATCATAAAACATGCCGATTGCATTACTGCCGCCTCCGACGCATGCCACGACAGCATTCGGAAGTTTGCCTTCTACCGCTGTAAACTGTTCTTTTGCTTCTTCTCCAATAATTTTTTGGAAATCTCGAACCATTTTAGGATAAGGATGCGGTCCAATGGCCGAACCAATTAAGTAAAAGTGATCTTCACAATGTTGAACCCAGTAGCGAATTGCTTCATTTGTTGCATCTTTTAGCGTTTTTGTTCCAGAAGTTGCAGGAATGACTTCCGCTCCTAGAAGCTTCATGCGAAAGACGTTCAACGCCTGACGTTCAATATCTTCTTCTCCCATGAATACTTTACATTCCATTCCGAACTTTGCAGCTACTGTAGCTGTGGCTACCCCGTGCTGACCCGCTCCTGTTTCAGCAATAATTTTTGTTTTCCCCATCCGTTTAGCAAGTAAAATCTGTCCAATGGCATTATTGATTTTGTGAGCACCCGTATGATTTAAGTCTTCACGTTTTAAATAAATTTTTGCCCCGCCGAGCGTTTCGGTAATATTATCAGCATATGTTAAAGCCGTTGGTCGCCCAGAGTAGTTAACAAGTAAGGATAGATACTCATCTTTAAATGCCGGATCTTTCATTGCTTGATTCAAAGCTGCTTCTACTTCTTCAAGTGGTTTCATTAATGTTTCAGGTACGTATTTTCCGCCAAATTCACCAAAGCGGCCAAATTCATCAGGATGATTGTATGTCATAGTATGATCTTCCTTTCAATCTCTATAATTTTTGTATAGTCCTTCGTTCCGTTTGTTTCAATACCGCCAGAAATATCAATCGCCCCAGGCTTGTATGGTAACAAGTTCTCAATGTTAAAAGCATTGATTCCTCCAGCAATAAAGCATTTTCTACCTAACCTTTGTGCAGCTGATTCATACTGAGGAACGAAGCTCCAATCAAAAGCGACGCCCGTTCCTCCGAATTGTTCTTTAACCTTGCTATCAATTACATACCCGTCAGCTTCTTCATATACATGCATTTGCTGCAGCGTCTCTTTATTGTGAGGGAGTGCTTTCCACACTTCATATCCACGCTGCTTTAACTGACGTACGTCCGCAGCTGTTTCTTGCCCGTGGCACTGAATAACATCTAAATTTGTCACAGAGGCAATTTCAAGTATTTGATCTACCGGTGTATTAACAAATACTCCTACTAGCGAGACTTGTTTTTTTATTTCATCCGTTACAAACTCATTTACTCGCTCAGGCTTTACATATCGTTTACTTTTAGGGTAGAAAATAAAGCCAATGTGAGTAGCAGCCGACTTTTTGATTAAAGCTATATCTTGTTTTGATCGAATACCACAGTACTTAATAAGCATATTCACTTTCCCCAAACAGCTTTTCAATCGCTTTGGTTTGATTATCCTGTCTCATAAGCGATTCTCCTACTAAAATAGCTTTTGCTCCGGCTTCTTTTACGTAGGAAACATCATCGTATAAGTAAATGCCGCTTTCACTCACTAACAGCTGATCCTTCGGAACGTGCTTGGCGATTTCTTTGGTCTGCTGCAAGCTGGTTTCAAACGTATGAAGATTTCGGTTATTGATTCCGATAATTTTCGGCGTAAATACAGCTAACAGCTGTTCGAGCGTTTCTAAAGAATGCACTTCTACTAAACAATCTAACTCTTTTTCAGCAGCTTGAAGATAAAGCTCTTGCAATTTTAATGGTTCAAGTGCTTCTCCAATGAGTAAAATAGCATCAGCACCGATTCTTGAACTTTCTTCCACTTGAATGGAATCAATAATGAAATCCTTGCGAAGCACAGGGATAGAGACACGCTGTTTAATATCACTTAGAAACGTTCGATGTCCTTGAAAATAGTGCTGATCTGTTAACACAGACAAAGCATCTGCTTTTCCTTCTTCGTAGGCTTTAGCAATTTCCACAGGCTGAAAATTCTCTTTTATTAATCCTTTAGAAGGCGAGGCTTTTTTCACTTCTGCAATAAGAGCCAGCTCCCGATTCGGGTTTGATAAAGCTTCTAAAAATGATCGTTTTGCAACATTTTGCTGTTCGGGTAACTGTAGGTTTTGAATTTCTTCTTTTTTTGTTTCAATAATTTTATTGAGCATGTTCAACCACCTTTTTCGATTTCAATCGTTGTAATTGCGTATATGCAGCCCCTGATTCGATTGTTTCTAAAGCTACAGCTACTCCTTCTTCAAAAGTAGAAACGTTTCCGCTAACGTAAATAGCTGCAGCAGAGTTTAATACGACTGCATTTTTAGCAGTTACATTACTTTTATTTAAAAATAGCGATTCAATAAGCTCTGCACTCGATTTCGCGTCTTCTACCACTAAGTCTTCAAGCTTCCCTCTCTGTAAGTGTACATCCTCTGGTGCAAGCGTATATTCTGTAATGACATTGCCTTGCACTTCTACAATATCCGTTACATCCGTGGCACTAATTTCATCCAAACCGTCTCTGCCCGCAACCAGAAGGACGTGGTTAGCTCCCAGTACAACAAGCGCTTCTGCTAATTTTCGTGCAAGCTCAATGGAATAAACGCCAATTACTTGCTTTGTGCAGTTAGTAGGATTTGCTAATGGACCTAATGCATTAAAAACGGTTCTAAACCCTAATTCCTTTCGAGTAGCAGCAACGTGCTTCATAGCAGGGTGATAAAGCGGCGCAAATAAAAAGGACATGTTGAGGTCAGCCACCGCGTTTTTCACTTCTTTTTCATTTCCTTGAATCCATATATCCAGATGTTCTAACACGTCTGCACTTCCGCTTTTAGAAGACACAGCGCGATTCCCGTGTTTCGCAACCTTTACTCCAGCAGCAGATGCCACAATCGCACTAGCCGTCGAGATATTAAAAGTAGAGGCGCCGTCTCCTCCCGTACCGCATGTATCTACTACGTTTAATTCTTCTAGAGAAATAGCATTCATATTATTTTTCATACCTCGGACAAAACCAACAATTTCATCAACGGTTTCTCCTCGATACGTTAAGATGGTTAGCACGCTAGCAATTTGAGCTGCCGGGACTTTACCGTTCATAATATCATTCATAATTTTTTCTGCTTCTTCCGCTGAAAGTGACTCGCCGCGCAAACACTTTTTTAACAATTCTTTAAACATATACATCCTCCTTTTTATCGTAGATGTTTTGAGCTAATTGAATTGTTTTGATTAAAGCGCTAGCTTTATTGCGGGTTTCTTTCCACTCAAGCTCCGGTTTTGAGTCAGCAACCACTCCTGCTCCGGCCTGGATATAAGCGGTCTGGTCTTTCAAAAGAATGGTCCGAATCGCAATGCACGAATCAATGTTTCCATCAAATCCGAGATATGCTACGGTTCCTGCATATACATTTCGCGCAACTGGTTCAATTTCATTTAAGATTTGCATCGCTCGTACTTTTGGAGCGCCAGATACGGTACCCGCTGGAAATGCAGAAAGCAGCGCATCAATAGGATGTACTTTTTCGTCAAGGCGTCCTGTCACTTTAGAAATCAAGTGCATGACGTGCGAAAAGTTAACCTGCTGCATTAATACTGGTGTTTGGACACTTCCATACTGTGCAACTCGGCCGATGTCATTTCTTGCTAAGTCCACGAGCATATAGTGTTCTGCCCGCTCTTTTTCATCGTTAATTAAGTCTTCGTACAAGCGCGCATCTTCTTCTGCATCCCTGCCACGTCTTCTCGTTCCTGCAATCGGATGAATTTCTAAATGGCCGTTTTCAATTTGAATCAACCGCTCAGGAGAACTTCCAATTAACTCCGCGCCTTTTACTTTCACGTAAAATAAATAAGGAGACGGATTAACTAATCGCAATACTCTGTAAATATCAAATCCAGCTACGGTCGTATCAATTTGAAATCTCTGCGACAATACGGCTTGAAAAACATCTCCGCTTTTGATGTATTCCTTAATTTTTTCCACATCTTGCACAAATTTATCTTTTTGGTATGACGATGTCACGCCTTCAAAGCTAACTTCGCGCTGCTCGCTTTCAAACATCATTGGCTTTTCTTTCACCGTCTGTGCTATTCTTTCAACATATCTATTGATCTCTGCTAGAGCTTCACCGTATTTTTCTTTTTTCTGCTGTTCTTTGTCTTGCTCATTAAGCTGAATGTAGTGAATCACCATAAGCTCTTTTGTTTGATGATTATAAGCAAGCATCGTTTGACAATAGATAAAGTGAAAAGTAGGCATGTTCAAATCGTTTTGGGCATGTACGTTTACTTTTTCAATTTGCGATACTGCGTCGTAGCTGATAAACCCTACTGCTCCTCCTTTAAAAGGAAGTGCAAGGTCTGGTACTTTCACTTTCAGCTCTTGCTGAATTTTACAAAATACCTCTTTAAAGCTGTCTCCTTGCAGCACAGGGTGAAGCTGCTTGTTTTTTGCTAGATAGGTTCCGTTTTCTTCCTCAACATACAAAAATGGATTTAAGCCAATAAAAGAATAATTGGACCATGGTGATGATTCATCATTACTTTCAAGCAAATATACGGCTTCATCTTTTACTTGTTGAAAAAGATCAACAGGTGTCATGCTATCGATAAATATTTTTTTTATAATTGGAATGGTTAAATACTCTGTAGAGTCTTCTAAAAAAGAAGTATAAGTGTTCGTCATATCTTTCAATCCTCCATTTCATGGAGAATGAGAATAGATGAGGTTATATAAAAGAGGATATAATAAATAAACCCAAAGACACATCAAAAATGGGCCTTTGGGTATACGAATGGTAAAATTCACTCAACTAAACTCTGCTCAACTGTCTCATTCTCGTCTACCCTAATCTCAACTAAACTGTCTATTGTTTTCTCATAACTAAAATCTCTAAACTAACTTGTTACCAATTGTAGTACGTTTCAAATTCATTTGTCAACTACTATCTACTTGGCTTTAGATGAAACTAAGCTTTAAGCTCTTCATTCAGCAGTTTAAGAATCACT
This genomic interval carries:
- the trpA gene encoding tryptophan synthase subunit alpha; the protein is MNTFEARLPKHETLFIPFITAGDPHEDATVDIALSLQKQGASILELGVPYSDPLADGPIIQEASKRALSGGMSISKAIKLVSVMRKKGVKIPVILFTYFNPVLQLGLESFFALMRENEIDGVLIPDLPYEESGRIRELAAENEVVYISMVAPTSKERIQKIAADATGFLYCVSSLGVTGVRSTLPADIGTFLEDVKAAASIPVAVGFGISTSEQVEVLKEHSDGIVIGSAIVNKIGQLEQVLLNKDTRRDGLNQIEEYVASIVSPIQKCEV
- a CDS encoding phosphoribosylanthranilate isomerase, with the translated sequence MLIKYCGIRSKQDIALIKKSAATHIGFIFYPKSKRYVKPERVNEFVTDEIKKQVSLVGVFVNTPVDQILEIASVTNLDVIQCHGQETAADVRQLKQRGYEVWKALPHNKETLQQMHVYEEADGYVIDSKVKEQFGGTGVAFDWSFVPQYESAAQRLGRKCFIAGGINAFNIENLLPYKPGAIDISGGIETNGTKDYTKIIEIERKIIL
- the trpB gene encoding tryptophan synthase subunit beta; this encodes MTYNHPDEFGRFGEFGGKYVPETLMKPLEEVEAALNQAMKDPAFKDEYLSLLVNYSGRPTALTYADNITETLGGAKIYLKREDLNHTGAHKINNAIGQILLAKRMGKTKIIAETGAGQHGVATATVAAKFGMECKVFMGEEDIERQALNVFRMKLLGAEVIPATSGTKTLKDATNEAIRYWVQHCEDHFYLIGSAIGPHPYPKMVRDFQKIIGEEAKEQFTAVEGKLPNAVVACVGGGSNAIGMFYDFIKEENVRLIGVEAGGKGLNTALHAAKMAKGTKGVIHGTLTYLLQDENGQITEPYSISAGLDYPGIGPEHSHLSSIGRVEYESVTDDESIEALQLLAKTEGIIPAIESAHALAKAFELAKSMTKEETILICLSGRGDKDVHTLVNLLEGKEEEHEYV
- the trpE gene encoding anthranilate synthase component I codes for the protein MTNTYTSFLEDSTEYLTIPIIKKIFIDSMTPVDLFQQVKDEAVYLLESNDESSPWSNYSFIGLNPFLYVEEENGTYLAKNKQLHPVLQGDSFKEVFCKIQQELKVKVPDLALPFKGGAVGFISYDAVSQIEKVNVHAQNDLNMPTFHFIYCQTMLAYNHQTKELMVIHYIQLNEQDKEQQKKEKYGEALAEINRYVERIAQTVKEKPMMFESEQREVSFEGVTSSYQKDKFVQDVEKIKEYIKSGDVFQAVLSQRFQIDTTVAGFDIYRVLRLVNPSPYLFYVKVKGAELIGSSPERLIQIENGHLEIHPIAGTRRRGRDAEEDARLYEDLINDEKERAEHYMLVDLARNDIGRVAQYGSVQTPVLMQQVNFSHVMHLISKVTGRLDEKVHPIDALLSAFPAGTVSGAPKVRAMQILNEIEPVARNVYAGTVAYLGFDGNIDSCIAIRTILLKDQTAYIQAGAGVVADSKPELEWKETRNKASALIKTIQLAQNIYDKKEDVYV
- the trpC gene encoding indole-3-glycerol phosphate synthase TrpC, encoding MLNKIIETKKEEIQNLQLPEQQNVAKRSFLEALSNPNRELALIAEVKKASPSKGLIKENFQPVEIAKAYEEGKADALSVLTDQHYFQGHRTFLSDIKQRVSIPVLRKDFIIDSIQVEESSRIGADAILLIGEALEPLKLQELYLQAAEKELDCLVEVHSLETLEQLLAVFTPKIIGINNRNLHTFETSLQQTKEIAKHVPKDQLLVSESGIYLYDDVSYVKEAGAKAILVGESLMRQDNQTKAIEKLFGESEYAY
- the trpD gene encoding anthranilate phosphoribosyltransferase gives rise to the protein MFKELLKKCLRGESLSAEEAEKIMNDIMNGKVPAAQIASVLTILTYRGETVDEIVGFVRGMKNNMNAISLEELNVVDTCGTGGDGASTFNISTASAIVASAAGVKVAKHGNRAVSSKSGSADVLEHLDIWIQGNEKEVKNAVADLNMSFLFAPLYHPAMKHVAATRKELGFRTVFNALGPLANPTNCTKQVIGVYSIELARKLAEALVVLGANHVLLVAGRDGLDEISATDVTDIVEVQGNVITEYTLAPEDVHLQRGKLEDLVVEDAKSSAELIESLFLNKSNVTAKNAVVLNSAAAIYVSGNVSTFEEGVAVALETIESGAAYTQLQRLKSKKVVEHAQ